One genomic region from Pseudomonas sp. R5-89-07 encodes:
- a CDS encoding glycosyltransferase family 39 protein, producing MRFWKTERGALALLLGVSALLLLLGLGSRELWGPETRWANIALQMLQSGDYFDPYLKGTPYYDKPLPSYWLITGFANLMGGLGPWSLRLSSVIAAWLSIWLVYLIGEQLFRKGTGLIAGWMLATTFYFLFWARVATADVLTVCGVLAALWWYWRGPDDTRLGRYTVFFLLLAATSLFKGLIGFVLPGLALLPHLLSEHRYKRHLNLRLLLALLIAGAFYAIPFILSHLYGAPTYGESGLELVFRENVVRFFDPFDHMGPIYTYLIYLPVYTLPWAPCWILGAWLALRHWRRTPPNVRWLVWSLGLLFVFFTASGSRRSYYVLPLVPFAQLLAAWWLSEHLRQHPASWPRWQKSFGIAAGLLVLVLGVIYPWTTRNGGVTRFAEDVQAQAMKSSPWNQWQLVLVEVDNKLPMYLQNGGKPFYYVSETQDFPRQGDSAAFMAWLEKTSGQGFDPRHTIIVAQYSKEDPEPLAFLGVDHQVVTTQPDNGERLFQKRSGGSVAFIPAGR from the coding sequence AACGCGGCGCCCTGGCGTTATTGCTGGGCGTCTCGGCCTTGCTCTTGCTGCTGGGCCTGGGCAGTCGCGAGCTGTGGGGGCCAGAAACGCGCTGGGCAAACATCGCCCTGCAGATGCTGCAAAGCGGCGACTACTTCGATCCGTATCTGAAGGGCACACCCTATTACGACAAACCCCTGCCCTCCTACTGGCTGATCACCGGCTTCGCCAACCTGATGGGCGGCCTCGGCCCGTGGTCACTGCGCCTGTCATCGGTGATCGCGGCCTGGCTGAGCATCTGGCTGGTGTACCTGATCGGCGAACAGCTGTTTCGCAAAGGCACCGGTCTGATTGCCGGCTGGATGCTCGCCACCACCTTCTACTTTCTGTTCTGGGCCCGCGTGGCCACGGCCGATGTGCTGACCGTGTGCGGCGTGCTGGCGGCGCTCTGGTGGTACTGGCGAGGGCCGGACGACACCCGGCTGGGGCGTTACACCGTATTCTTCCTGCTGCTGGCGGCAACGTCGCTGTTCAAGGGCCTGATCGGCTTCGTGCTGCCGGGGCTGGCGCTGCTGCCGCATCTGCTCAGCGAACACCGCTACAAACGCCACCTCAACCTGCGATTGCTACTGGCCCTGCTCATTGCCGGCGCGTTCTACGCCATTCCCTTCATACTGTCGCACCTCTATGGCGCGCCTACCTATGGCGAGAGCGGCCTGGAACTGGTGTTTCGCGAAAACGTGGTGCGCTTCTTCGACCCCTTCGACCACATGGGCCCGATCTACACCTACCTGATCTACCTGCCGGTCTACACCCTGCCATGGGCGCCGTGCTGGATACTCGGCGCATGGCTCGCCCTGCGTCACTGGCGCCGCACGCCGCCCAACGTGCGCTGGCTGGTGTGGAGCCTGGGCCTGTTGTTCGTCTTCTTCACCGCCAGCGGCAGCCGACGCAGTTACTACGTACTGCCCCTGGTGCCCTTCGCACAGTTACTCGCCGCCTGGTGGCTGAGCGAACACCTGCGCCAACACCCGGCCAGTTGGCCGCGCTGGCAAAAAAGCTTCGGCATTGCCGCCGGCCTGCTGGTGTTGGTGCTGGGCGTGATCTACCCCTGGACCACGCGCAACGGCGGCGTGACCCGCTTCGCCGAGGACGTCCAAGCCCAGGCGATGAAGAGCTCGCCCTGGAACCAATGGCAACTGGTACTGGTTGAAGTGGACAACAAACTGCCGATGTACTTGCAGAACGGCGGCAAACCGTTCTACTACGTGAGCGAAACCCAGGACTTCCCGCGTCAGGGCGACAGCGCCGCGTTCATGGCCTGGCTGGAAAAAACCAGCGGCCAGGGGTTTGATCCAAGGCACACGATTATCGTCGCGCAGTACTCCAAGGAAGATCCTGAGCCGTTGGCCTTTCTGGGGGTTGATCATCAGGTGGTCACTACGCAACCGGATAATGGGGAGCGGTTGTTTCAGAAAAGGTCGGGGGGGAGTGTGGCGTTTATTCCTGCAGGGCGTTGA
- a CDS encoding DUF6124 family protein yields MNKVIPDPPLDPAKDRAAFNRAIDHYLPTQGFHSVNEDLSFEDALLYTASLLDSASATALDCGELLSSPERAKILAVWHLLEIAKTTVDRSIECIRPLKTTS; encoded by the coding sequence ATGAACAAAGTCATCCCCGACCCACCCCTCGATCCCGCCAAAGACCGTGCCGCGTTCAACCGTGCCATCGACCATTATCTGCCCACCCAAGGCTTCCACAGCGTCAATGAAGACTTGAGCTTCGAAGATGCCCTGCTCTACACCGCCAGCTTGCTCGACAGTGCTTCAGCGACGGCGCTCGATTGTGGGGAGCTGCTGAGCAGCCCGGAGCGGGCGAAGATTCTGGCGGTGTGGCATTTGCTGGAGATCGCCAAGACCACCGTGGATCGCTCCATCGAGTGCATAAGGCCGTTGAAAACAACCTCATAA
- a CDS encoding non-ribosomal peptide synthetase, with translation MTQLSSLPASFPLTAAQQDIWLDQLRAGDSPLYNIGGYVDLAGAIAPESIQHAVELLVARHDALRTQLHSDANGVPRQTFTAEWTVDVPQYDFCALPDPEAATQALMQAQMARPYAMSGEPLFRFFLVKLDDDHYRLGTQAHHLILDGWGFGQMLQSLAQLYTALQRGGQTQALAPSYVDFIDTDQRYLQSARYARDRDYWLAKYQALPEPLLSPRHTAKAASNTFVQDFPVALLNRMEQVANRYQASAFHVLLAALYVYFTRTSQRDEWVVGLPILNRSNARFRSTVGLFAQVSAVRLQFSEAMSFSELVRGVRDQLKQDFRHQRFPLSEMNRELGLRRTDRGQLFDLSVSFEQDDHDLRYDQVQARAVKVSNHHEPLPIAIHLRSNRYQDTACLHCVYNQAYFEQSEVQVLAQCVTGLLEQGLADTTLTVGNFDLLTPRDRARLQQWNATAQPNATPQTLHGRIEAQAERTPLAVAAVYQGRQLTYAQLNSQANALAHRLLAHGLQPDDRVAVLARRGLETLAGLLAVLKAGACYVPIDPAHPAERVNYLLHDSAPVAVLTQHDLLHRLPALEVPVLVLEPSSDPGSDSNPQASVTASNLAYVIYTSGSTGLPKGVMVEHHSVSNLVDWHCQAFDLHAGSHTASIAGFGFDAMAWEVWPALCVGATLHLPPAHDGAEDIDALLDWWRSQPLDVCFLPTPVAEYAFSQRLAHPTLRTLLIGGDRLRGFNRAQTFDVINNYGPTEATVVATSGRVAVGQPLHIGAPIANARVYLLDAQQRPVPIGTAGEVYVGGKGVARGYLNRADLSAERFLDDPFNGGRMYRSGDLARWRADGTLEYLGRNDDQVKIRGVRIELGEIESALATHPSIKTAVVEFRDGQLLAWFIQHHSLQIEVLRAHLQASLPDYMLPAAYVRLDALPLTANGKLDRKALPAPTQQAFVTRRYEAPHEGVETTLAQIWAELLQVQQVGRQDHFFELGGHSLLAVQLVQRMREAGLQADVQVLFGQPTLAALAAASVGSEVAVPANRIPAGCTRITADMLALADLDEPSLQRIVAGIPGGAANVQEIYPLAPLQEGLLYHHITDERDPYQQHALFSFARREQLDAFAQALQQVIDRHDILRTSLVWDALDQPMQVVWRQARLPVEPLHEHTPPLDLRRAPLMALDYAEEPHHSRWVARLRFHHLVNDATSTAVLVDEIRAHLLGQHAQLPVPVPYRNVVAQTRSPQRQAAHEAFFRERLADVDAPTLAFGLQERQADRAEIEEFVQAVDDSLNQRLRAQARASGVSVASLFHLAWAQVLSRVASRDDVVFGTVLLGRLQAGEGADRALGMFINTLPLRLRLAGQRVVEAVTDTHAQLSALLAHEQASLALAQRCSSAAPLFNSLLNYRHTSAEPDLKLVPGIALLSSEDILSYPLMLTVDDIASGLRLKAKAPRKVGAERVLGYLVTALGGLVDALEQAPTTALRDVPVLPAHELQALLVDFNATAVDYPDTLTVQALFEAQAQQRPDAVAVQAGAQQLTYRELNQRANQLAFQLRERGVKPDARVALCVERGLDLVVGLLGILKAGGAYVPLDPGYPRERLAYMLQDSQPVALLVQAATRDLVGDVAVPVIDFDPCTWQQAPSDNPVVPGLTVDHLAYVMYTSGSTGTPKGVMIEHRGLGNLMHWGSRLCPQAPGGALLQRAPFSFDGSVWELFWPLTQGMRLVLARPDGHRDPAYLAQLIREQHISVIKFVPAMLQQFLELDASALCTSLTDILCGGGELTEALARGVQARLPGVRLHNVYGPTEATVDSSAWTLEPGAPVPALQLPIGRAINNTRLYVLDEHDAPVPMGISGQLHIGGVGVARGYLGLPQMSAERFIDSPFVAGDRLYRTGDVVRYLPDGNLEFLGRNDFQVKLRGVRLELGEIEARLAAHPALREVAVLIRDERLIAYFTLREPAPSLDALRAHVLEQLPEYMVPAAFVQLDALPLNPAGKLDRKALPEPGLDAVVSRAYEAPQGEVENLMATIWAQVLKLERVGRHDHFFELGGHSLLAVNLVARLRKAGLEVDARTLFSQPTLAQLAARAVAHVPRVEAPETAIPALNRRRRI, from the coding sequence ATGACGCAACTTTCCAGTCTGCCGGCCAGCTTCCCCCTCACCGCCGCACAACAGGACATCTGGCTCGACCAACTACGCGCGGGCGATTCGCCGCTGTACAACATCGGCGGCTATGTTGATCTGGCCGGCGCCATCGCACCCGAGTCGATCCAGCACGCGGTCGAGCTGCTGGTGGCCCGGCACGATGCATTGCGTACCCAGCTGCACAGCGACGCCAATGGCGTGCCCCGGCAAACCTTCACCGCCGAATGGACGGTGGACGTGCCGCAATACGACTTCTGCGCGTTGCCCGACCCCGAGGCCGCTACCCAGGCCTTGATGCAGGCGCAAATGGCCCGGCCCTACGCAATGAGCGGCGAGCCACTGTTTCGGTTTTTCCTGGTCAAGCTCGACGACGATCATTACCGCCTCGGCACCCAGGCCCATCACCTGATCCTCGATGGCTGGGGGTTCGGCCAGATGCTGCAATCCCTTGCTCAGCTGTACACCGCCCTGCAGCGCGGCGGGCAAACGCAAGCGTTGGCACCGTCTTATGTCGACTTTATCGACACCGACCAGCGCTACCTGCAATCGGCCCGCTACGCCCGCGATCGTGACTATTGGCTGGCCAAATACCAGGCGTTGCCCGAGCCGCTGCTCAGCCCAAGGCACACCGCCAAGGCTGCGAGCAACACCTTCGTGCAAGACTTCCCGGTGGCGCTGCTCAACCGTATGGAACAGGTCGCCAACCGATACCAGGCGTCGGCGTTCCATGTGTTGCTGGCGGCGTTGTATGTGTATTTCACCCGTACCAGCCAGCGCGATGAGTGGGTGGTGGGGCTGCCGATTCTCAACCGCTCCAACGCGCGTTTTCGGTCCACGGTCGGCTTGTTCGCCCAGGTCAGCGCGGTACGTTTGCAGTTCAGCGAGGCCATGAGTTTCAGCGAGTTGGTGCGCGGGGTGCGTGACCAGCTCAAGCAGGACTTTCGCCACCAGCGTTTCCCCTTGAGCGAGATGAACCGCGAGCTGGGACTGCGGCGTACGGACCGCGGCCAGTTGTTCGACCTGTCGGTGTCGTTCGAGCAGGACGACCATGACCTGCGCTACGACCAGGTGCAGGCCCGGGCGGTCAAGGTGTCCAACCACCATGAGCCGCTGCCGATCGCGATCCACTTGCGCAGCAACCGTTACCAGGACACCGCGTGCCTGCATTGCGTCTATAACCAGGCGTACTTTGAGCAGAGCGAAGTGCAGGTGTTGGCGCAGTGCGTGACCGGGTTGTTGGAGCAGGGCCTGGCCGACACCACGCTCACGGTGGGCAACTTTGATTTGTTGACGCCGCGGGACCGGGCCCGGTTGCAGCAATGGAACGCCACCGCTCAACCCAATGCCACACCGCAGACCCTGCACGGGCGTATCGAGGCGCAAGCCGAGCGCACACCGCTGGCCGTCGCGGCGGTATACCAGGGGCGGCAGTTGACGTACGCCCAGCTCAACAGCCAAGCCAATGCGTTGGCCCATCGACTGTTGGCCCATGGCCTGCAGCCGGATGACCGCGTGGCGGTGCTGGCGCGGCGCGGCCTGGAGACCTTGGCGGGGTTGCTGGCGGTGCTCAAGGCCGGCGCTTGCTATGTGCCGATAGACCCGGCGCACCCCGCCGAACGCGTGAATTACTTGCTGCACGACAGCGCGCCCGTGGCGGTACTGACTCAACACGACTTACTGCATCGCCTGCCGGCATTGGAGGTGCCGGTGCTTGTGCTGGAACCTTCCAGCGACCCCGGCAGCGACAGCAACCCGCAGGCCTCGGTGACGGCGTCCAACCTCGCTTATGTGATCTACACCTCCGGCTCCACGGGCTTGCCCAAGGGCGTGATGGTCGAACACCACAGCGTGTCCAACCTGGTGGACTGGCATTGCCAGGCCTTCGACCTGCACGCGGGCAGCCACACCGCGAGTATCGCCGGGTTTGGTTTCGACGCGATGGCCTGGGAGGTCTGGCCTGCGCTGTGCGTGGGCGCGACCCTGCATCTGCCGCCCGCCCATGACGGCGCGGAAGATATCGATGCGCTGCTCGACTGGTGGCGCAGTCAGCCGCTGGACGTGTGTTTCCTGCCCACGCCCGTGGCCGAATACGCCTTCAGCCAGCGCCTTGCGCACCCCACGTTGCGCACCTTGCTGATCGGCGGCGATCGCCTGCGCGGGTTCAATCGGGCGCAGACGTTCGACGTGATCAATAACTACGGCCCCACCGAAGCCACCGTGGTCGCCACCTCCGGGCGCGTTGCCGTCGGCCAGCCGTTGCACATCGGCGCGCCCATCGCCAATGCACGCGTGTACCTGCTGGACGCGCAACAACGGCCGGTGCCGATTGGCACAGCGGGGGAGGTGTATGTGGGTGGCAAGGGCGTGGCGCGCGGCTACTTGAATCGCGCTGATCTGAGTGCCGAACGTTTTCTCGACGACCCGTTCAACGGCGGCCGCATGTACCGCAGCGGAGACCTGGCGCGCTGGCGGGCGGACGGCACGCTGGAGTACCTGGGGCGTAATGACGACCAGGTGAAAATTCGTGGCGTGCGGATCGAGCTGGGGGAAATCGAATCGGCCCTGGCGACGCATCCCTCGATCAAAACCGCCGTAGTGGAGTTTCGTGACGGGCAATTGCTCGCCTGGTTCATCCAGCATCATTCGCTGCAGATCGAAGTCCTCCGCGCGCACCTGCAAGCCTCGCTGCCCGATTACATGCTGCCGGCCGCCTACGTGCGCCTTGATGCGTTACCGCTCACCGCCAACGGCAAGCTCGACCGCAAGGCGCTGCCGGCACCCACCCAGCAGGCCTTCGTCACTCGCCGCTATGAGGCGCCGCACGAGGGTGTCGAAACCACCTTGGCGCAGATCTGGGCCGAGTTGCTGCAGGTACAACAGGTCGGCCGGCAAGACCATTTCTTTGAACTGGGCGGCCACTCGCTGCTGGCGGTGCAGCTGGTGCAACGCATGCGCGAAGCCGGCCTGCAGGCCGACGTGCAGGTGCTGTTCGGCCAGCCCACCCTGGCAGCGCTGGCGGCGGCCAGTGTCGGCAGCGAAGTGGCGGTGCCGGCCAATCGCATCCCGGCCGGTTGCACGCGGATCACGGCCGACATGCTGGCCCTGGCCGATCTGGACGAACCCAGCCTGCAGCGTATCGTTGCCGGCATTCCCGGTGGCGCCGCCAACGTGCAGGAGATCTACCCGCTGGCGCCGTTGCAGGAAGGCTTGCTCTATCACCACATCACCGATGAGCGCGATCCGTACCAGCAGCATGCGCTGTTCAGCTTTGCGCGCCGCGAGCAGTTGGATGCGTTTGCCCAGGCCCTGCAACAGGTGATCGACCGCCACGACATCCTGCGCACCAGCCTGGTGTGGGATGCCCTTGATCAGCCGATGCAAGTGGTGTGGCGCCAAGCGCGGTTGCCGGTCGAACCGCTGCATGAACACACCCCGCCGCTGGACTTGCGCCGCGCGCCGCTGATGGCCCTGGATTACGCCGAAGAACCGCACCACTCGCGCTGGGTCGCCAGGTTGCGCTTCCATCATCTGGTCAACGACGCCACCTCGACCGCCGTGCTGGTGGATGAAATCCGCGCCCATCTGCTGGGGCAACACGCACAGTTGCCGGTGCCTGTGCCATACCGCAACGTGGTCGCGCAGACCCGCTCACCGCAGCGGCAAGCGGCGCATGAGGCGTTCTTTCGTGAGCGCCTGGCGGATGTGGACGCACCGACCCTGGCCTTCGGTCTGCAGGAACGCCAGGCAGACCGGGCCGAAATCGAAGAGTTCGTGCAGGCGGTTGACGACTCGCTCAACCAGCGGCTGCGGGCCCAGGCTCGCGCCTCTGGGGTCAGCGTCGCCAGCCTGTTCCACCTGGCGTGGGCGCAGGTGCTCAGCCGCGTTGCAAGCCGCGATGACGTGGTGTTCGGCACCGTGTTGCTCGGTCGCCTGCAAGCCGGCGAGGGGGCAGACCGCGCCCTGGGCATGTTCATCAACACCCTGCCGCTGCGCTTGCGCCTGGCCGGGCAACGCGTGGTGGAGGCCGTAACGGACACCCACGCCCAACTGAGTGCCTTGCTTGCGCATGAGCAGGCATCCCTGGCGCTGGCCCAACGCTGCAGCAGCGCCGCGCCGCTGTTCAACAGCCTGCTCAACTACCGTCACACCAGCGCCGAGCCGGACCTGAAACTGGTGCCGGGCATCGCCTTGCTCAGCAGCGAGGACATCCTCAGTTACCCGCTGATGCTCACCGTGGACGACATCGCCAGCGGCTTGCGGCTCAAGGCCAAGGCGCCGCGCAAAGTGGGGGCTGAACGCGTGCTGGGCTACCTCGTGACTGCGCTCGGCGGCCTGGTCGACGCGCTGGAACAGGCGCCGACCACCGCGCTGCGCGACGTGCCGGTGCTGCCCGCCCACGAGTTGCAGGCATTGCTGGTGGACTTTAACGCCACCGCGGTCGACTACCCCGACACCCTCACCGTGCAGGCGCTGTTCGAAGCCCAGGCGCAGCAAAGGCCGGATGCCGTGGCGGTGCAGGCGGGTGCGCAGCAACTGACCTATCGCGAACTCAACCAGCGCGCCAATCAATTGGCCTTCCAGCTGCGCGAGCGCGGCGTAAAGCCCGATGCGCGGGTGGCGCTGTGCGTCGAGCGCGGGTTGGACCTGGTGGTGGGCCTGCTGGGGATTCTCAAGGCAGGCGGTGCCTATGTGCCGCTCGACCCAGGCTACCCCCGCGAGCGCCTGGCCTACATGCTGCAAGACAGCCAACCGGTGGCGCTGCTGGTACAGGCCGCCACCCGTGATCTTGTGGGAGACGTGGCGGTGCCAGTGATCGATTTCGACCCATGCACCTGGCAGCAGGCACCCAGCGACAACCCCGTGGTGCCGGGTTTGACCGTGGATCACCTGGCCTACGTGATGTACACCTCCGGCTCCACCGGCACCCCCAAGGGCGTGATGATCGAACATCGCGGCCTGGGCAACCTCATGCACTGGGGCTCGCGGTTGTGCCCGCAGGCCCCCGGCGGCGCCTTGTTGCAACGCGCGCCGTTCAGTTTCGACGGTTCGGTGTGGGAACTGTTCTGGCCGCTGACCCAAGGCATGCGCCTGGTGCTGGCGCGGCCCGACGGGCATCGAGACCCGGCGTACCTGGCCCAGCTGATCCGCGAGCAGCACATCAGCGTGATCAAGTTCGTGCCGGCGATGTTGCAACAGTTTCTTGAATTGGATGCGTCAGCCCTGTGCACCAGCCTCACTGACATACTGTGCGGCGGTGGCGAGCTGACCGAAGCCCTGGCGCGCGGGGTGCAGGCGCGCTTGCCCGGCGTGCGGTTGCACAACGTCTACGGGCCCACCGAAGCCACGGTGGACAGCAGCGCATGGACCCTGGAACCGGGCGCGCCCGTGCCCGCGCTGCAACTGCCGATCGGCCGGGCGATCAACAACACCCGCCTGTATGTGCTGGATGAACACGACGCGCCCGTGCCAATGGGCATCAGCGGCCAACTGCACATCGGCGGTGTGGGCGTCGCCCGTGGCTACCTGGGCCTGCCCCAGATGAGCGCCGAACGCTTCATCGACAGCCCCTTCGTCGCCGGTGACCGGCTGTATCGCACCGGTGATGTGGTGCGTTACCTGCCGGACGGCAACCTGGAATTCCTCGGGCGCAACGACTTCCAGGTCAAACTGCGCGGCGTGCGCCTGGAGCTGGGCGAAATCGAAGCGCGCCTGGCCGCCCATCCCGCGTTGCGCGAAGTGGCGGTGCTGATTCGCGACGAGCGCCTGATCGCGTACTTCACCCTGCGCGAGCCAGCCCCCAGCCTGGACGCATTGCGCGCCCATGTACTGGAGCAATTACCCGAATACATGGTGCCGGCCGCCTTCGTGCAACTCGACGCATTGCCGCTCAACCCGGCCGGCAAGCTCGACCGCAAGGCCCTGCCGGAACCGGGCCTGGACGCCGTGGTGAGCCGCGCCTACGAAGCCCCGCAAGGCGAAGTGGAAAACCTGATGGCGACGATCTGGGCGCAGGTACTCAAGCTGGAACGGGTAGGGCGCCACGACCATTTCTTCGAACTCGGCGGGCACTCGCTGCTCGCGGTCAACCTGGTGGCACGCCTGCGCAAGGCCGGGCTGGAAGTGGATGCGCGCACCTTGTTCAGCCAGCCGACACTGGCACAACTGGCGGCGCGCGCAGTGGCGCACGTACCACGTGTGGAAGCACCCGAAACCGCCATCCCCGCCCTCAACCGCCGACGCCGAATCTGA
- a CDS encoding helix-turn-helix transcriptional regulator — translation MSLTRSIADTQSPQFYAEMGELISSSGQAHFAANMLHLVDKWIPIHLVDLSEWSLDELRDSVLDIKLLGSAGLNNDLPAPQTLHSLNDHPLLQQMLRMQDPLLIQMKAKADSAHPRGSSHQCNLVSRQGHRRCVISLYRPPAERGFSLVELSFLKCLSDTLLPLMERHVQLLRQAPHAEVEPGQNVLEQSQLQREFYKRLSLSDITLSAREQEVCLGLLTGGTVPQIAEKLSVKNSSIETYLKRAAAKLGVSGRHGLAKWMVGA, via the coding sequence ATGAGTCTGACCCGTAGTATTGCCGACACCCAGAGCCCACAGTTCTACGCCGAAATGGGCGAGCTGATTTCAAGCAGCGGCCAGGCACATTTCGCCGCCAACATGCTGCATCTGGTGGACAAATGGATACCGATTCATCTGGTGGACCTCAGCGAGTGGAGCCTCGATGAACTGCGTGACAGTGTTCTGGACATCAAGCTGCTTGGCAGCGCCGGCCTGAACAATGATCTACCCGCGCCCCAGACCCTGCATTCGCTCAATGACCATCCCCTGCTGCAACAGATGCTGCGCATGCAGGACCCGCTGTTGATCCAGATGAAAGCCAAGGCCGACAGCGCGCACCCGCGTGGCAGTTCGCACCAGTGCAACCTGGTCTCGCGCCAGGGTCATCGGCGCTGCGTGATTTCGCTCTACCGTCCGCCTGCCGAACGTGGGTTTTCCCTGGTTGAGCTGTCGTTTCTCAAATGCCTGTCCGACACCTTGCTTCCGCTGATGGAGCGGCATGTGCAGTTGCTGCGCCAAGCGCCGCACGCCGAGGTGGAACCGGGGCAAAACGTGCTGGAGCAATCGCAATTGCAGCGTGAGTTCTACAAGCGCCTATCGCTGAGCGACATCACGCTTTCGGCACGCGAGCAGGAAGTCTGCCTGGGCCTGTTGACGGGCGGCACCGTGCCGCAGATCGCGGAAAAACTCAGTGTGAAAAACAGCTCGATTGAGACCTACCTCAAACGCGCGGCCGCCAAGCTCGGCGTGAGTGGCCGACACGGCCTGGCCAAATGGATGGTGGGCGCCTGA